One genomic segment of Stenotrophomonas sp. 704A1 includes these proteins:
- the mrcB gene encoding penicillin-binding protein 1B, producing the protein MPRRYDSDDIDDFDDDAPQDGSPLWRRRLITWSMAAVALGLGFLIPYTLYLNQQVTQRFGELRWQIPTRVYARPLVLAPGKAMDAATLKTELAASAYRDDGQGKEPATYAVQGGRFTISSRGYNDVDGRVAPRRVEVSLSGGSIASLRDADARKGLKAARLDPARIATLYGQKQEERRLIRMDEAPDLLVTGLQAVEDKDFNRHHGIDLSGIARAVWVTVRSGGQSRQGASTLTQQLARSGLLGIGKEQTFTRKFNEVLYALIMEARYDKRTIFEAYLNQVYLGQRGSQAIHGMSSGAEFWFGRDLSSLEPEQIALLIGLVKGPSYYDPRRNPERALDRRNFVLGKLHEARLIDDAEYQRALKAPLGVPKTPGLVAANRFPAYVDLVRRQLGHDYPESALQGAGLSVMSGMSPSAQAYAEGAVTRTITSLESKRRPELQAGLVMTDVHNGDVVAVIGSREVSEVGFNRAIEAQRPVGSLLKPFVYLLALAQPDRYSLASWVDDSPVTVQLSRGRNWSPGNADNRSHGTVRLMDALAHSYNQATVRVGMQVGPERVTQLIHVLAGIKAEANPAVILGSTDQSPYAMAQLYQFLASGGEIQPLHAVRGVLDPQGKLLKRYDKTPAPAQEGDSIAANLISIGLQQVVASGTAQRLNADGLGRLQPAGKTGTTNDGRDSWYAGYTGDHLAVIWMGNDQNEQAGLYGATGAMRVWSGIFQRLPTAPLKVSNKGLDWQPVAATGTNSTDEGCPGARRFPFVVGYAPSYEPCAPATMPDQQGGAEGEGGGWRSWFGLDRKPEPAAEPAAAPAAASPPPSR; encoded by the coding sequence GTGCCCCGACGCTACGATTCCGACGACATCGACGATTTCGACGACGACGCCCCGCAGGACGGCAGCCCGCTCTGGCGGCGCCGGCTGATCACCTGGAGCATGGCGGCGGTCGCGCTGGGATTGGGCTTCCTGATTCCTTATACGCTGTACCTCAACCAGCAGGTCACGCAGCGCTTCGGCGAACTGCGCTGGCAGATCCCGACGCGTGTCTACGCCCGTCCGCTGGTGCTGGCGCCCGGCAAGGCGATGGACGCGGCGACCCTGAAGACCGAGCTGGCCGCCTCGGCCTATCGCGATGACGGCCAGGGCAAGGAACCGGCCACCTATGCGGTGCAGGGCGGCCGCTTCACCATCTCCAGCCGTGGCTACAACGATGTCGACGGCCGGGTGGCGCCGCGCCGGGTCGAAGTGTCGCTGTCCGGCGGCAGCATCGCCTCGCTGCGCGACGCCGACGCGCGCAAGGGCCTGAAGGCTGCGCGGCTGGATCCGGCACGCATCGCCACGTTGTATGGCCAGAAGCAGGAAGAGCGGCGCCTGATCCGCATGGATGAGGCACCGGACCTGCTGGTGACCGGCCTGCAGGCGGTGGAGGACAAGGATTTCAACCGCCACCACGGCATCGATCTGTCCGGTATCGCGCGTGCGGTATGGGTGACGGTACGCTCCGGTGGACAGAGCCGGCAGGGCGCATCCACCCTGACCCAGCAGCTGGCGCGCAGCGGCCTGCTCGGCATCGGCAAGGAGCAGACGTTCACCCGCAAGTTCAATGAAGTGCTGTACGCGCTGATCATGGAAGCGCGCTACGACAAGCGCACCATCTTCGAGGCCTACCTCAACCAGGTGTACCTGGGCCAGCGCGGCAGCCAGGCGATCCACGGCATGTCGTCGGGCGCAGAATTCTGGTTCGGCCGCGACCTGTCGTCGCTGGAGCCGGAGCAGATCGCGCTGCTGATCGGCCTGGTCAAGGGCCCGTCGTACTACGATCCGCGGCGCAATCCCGAGCGCGCGCTGGACCGGCGCAACTTCGTGCTGGGCAAGCTGCACGAGGCACGCCTGATCGACGATGCCGAATACCAGCGTGCGCTGAAGGCACCGCTGGGTGTGCCGAAGACTCCTGGCCTGGTGGCCGCCAACCGGTTCCCGGCCTACGTCGATCTGGTCCGGCGCCAGCTTGGCCACGACTATCCCGAATCGGCGCTGCAGGGCGCGGGGTTGAGCGTGATGAGCGGCATGTCGCCGTCCGCGCAGGCCTATGCCGAGGGCGCGGTGACGCGCACCATCACGTCGCTGGAGAGCAAGCGACGTCCCGAACTGCAGGCCGGCCTGGTGATGACCGACGTGCACAACGGCGACGTGGTCGCGGTGATCGGCAGCCGTGAGGTGTCCGAGGTCGGCTTCAACCGCGCGATCGAAGCACAGCGCCCGGTTGGTTCGCTGCTGAAGCCGTTCGTGTACCTGCTGGCCCTGGCCCAGCCGGACCGCTACTCGCTGGCCAGCTGGGTCGACGATTCACCGGTGACCGTGCAGCTCAGTCGTGGCCGCAACTGGAGCCCGGGCAATGCGGACAACCGCAGCCACGGCACCGTGCGGCTGATGGATGCACTGGCCCATTCCTACAACCAGGCCACGGTGCGGGTCGGCATGCAGGTCGGCCCGGAGCGGGTGACCCAGCTGATCCATGTGCTGGCCGGCATCAAGGCCGAGGCCAACCCGGCGGTGATCCTGGGCTCGACCGACCAGAGCCCGTATGCGATGGCGCAGCTGTACCAGTTCCTCGCATCCGGCGGTGAGATCCAGCCGCTGCACGCGGTGCGGGGCGTGCTCGATCCGCAGGGCAAGCTGCTCAAGCGCTACGACAAGACCCCGGCGCCGGCGCAGGAAGGCGATTCGATTGCCGCCAACCTGATCAGCATCGGCCTGCAGCAGGTGGTCGCCAGCGGCACCGCGCAGCGCCTGAATGCCGACGGCCTGGGCCGTCTGCAGCCGGCCGGCAAGACCGGTACCACCAACGATGGCCGCGACAGCTGGTATGCCGGCTACACCGGCGATCATCTGGCCGTGATCTGGATGGGCAACGACCAGAACGAGCAGGCCGGCCTGTACGGCGCCACCGGCGCGATGCGGGTCTGGTCGGGCATTTTCCAGCGCCTGCCGACGGCGCCGCTGAAGGTCAGCAACAAGGGGCTGGACTGGCAGCCGGTTGCGGCCACCGGCACCAACAGCACCGATGAAGGCTGCCCGGGGGCGCGGCGCTTCCCGTTCGTGGTCGGCTATGCGCCGTCGTACGAACCGTGCGCGCCGGCCACGATGCCGGACCAACAGGGCGGTGCGGAGGGCGAGGGCGGTGGCTGGCGCAGCTGGTTCGGCCTGGACCGCAAGCCTGAACCTGCCGCTGAACCTGCTGCAGCGCCTGCTGCGGCATCTCCTCCCCCGAGCCGATGA
- a CDS encoding glycosyltransferase — MAMSLAEIRYLLNRLTGLARRSLASLRTRGWRATWQRIRVHAQRAVPAPRTPLYLPPAQAFAAFAVPASADPVVSIIIPVYNHVDHTLACLRALAAHPPAAPCEILVVDDGSSDATAQWMPQISGLRYEVRAHNGGFIEACNDGVSRARGRYVVLLNNDTVPQPGWLDALLETFSSVPGAGLVGSQLLYPDGRLQESGGVIFSDGSGWSYGRFEAADDPRFASLRDVDYCSGAALMLPRALWQQLGGFDTRYKPAYYEDTDLAFRVRAQGLRVLVQPASRVVHDEGTSNGTDTRSGVKAYQVRNQGIFAARWAAELAGHPAPGAVPSPALLLRGRRQVLILDEEVPRPERDSGSLRQVNLIRLLLQGGAHVVFVPTRREHGGAATEALQRMGVEVWYAPFLEGVAGWLRTHGARFDVAMLVRHHVAHACLPLLKRYAPQARTVFDTVDLHYLRERRGAQVAGDAGLLRNAEHTRASELAVMGQCDITVLVSAAEREQLLADAPQVRVELISNLHDVAGAGAPFAQRHDLVFVGGFRHPPNLDAMEWFIAEVFPIIRARLPQVRLHCIGANAPDALLARAAAQPGVEMHGFVEDIVPYMDGARIAIAPLRFGAGVKGKINLSMAHGQPVVGTTCAVEGMHLQAGEDVLVADDAAGFADAVVRLYQDPQLWQQLADAGLANVARHFSLQAAEATVRRVFLD; from the coding sequence ATGGCGATGTCCCTGGCCGAAATCCGCTACCTGCTGAACCGCCTGACCGGCCTGGCCCGTCGCAGTCTGGCCAGCCTGCGCACGCGCGGCTGGCGGGCAACCTGGCAACGGATCCGGGTGCATGCCCAGCGCGCCGTGCCGGCGCCGCGCACGCCGCTGTACCTGCCACCCGCACAGGCCTTCGCGGCCTTCGCGGTGCCGGCCAGCGCCGACCCGGTGGTGAGCATCATCATTCCGGTCTACAACCACGTCGACCACACCCTGGCCTGCCTGCGCGCCCTCGCCGCGCACCCGCCGGCAGCGCCCTGCGAGATCCTGGTGGTGGACGACGGCAGCAGTGACGCCACCGCGCAGTGGATGCCGCAGATCAGCGGCCTGCGCTACGAGGTGCGCGCCCACAACGGCGGCTTCATCGAGGCGTGCAACGATGGCGTGTCGCGCGCGCGCGGACGGTACGTGGTGCTGCTGAACAACGATACGGTGCCGCAGCCAGGCTGGCTGGACGCACTGCTGGAGACGTTCTCGAGCGTGCCCGGCGCCGGCCTGGTCGGCAGCCAGCTGCTGTACCCCGACGGCCGCCTGCAGGAATCGGGCGGGGTCATCTTCAGCGATGGCAGCGGCTGGAGCTACGGCCGCTTCGAGGCAGCCGACGATCCGCGTTTCGCCAGCCTGCGCGATGTCGACTACTGCTCCGGCGCCGCGCTGATGCTGCCGCGCGCGCTGTGGCAGCAGCTGGGTGGCTTCGATACCCGCTACAAGCCGGCCTACTACGAGGACACCGACCTGGCCTTCCGCGTGCGTGCGCAGGGCCTGCGGGTGCTGGTGCAGCCGGCCAGCCGGGTGGTCCACGACGAAGGAACCAGCAACGGCACCGACACCCGCAGCGGCGTGAAGGCCTACCAGGTCCGCAACCAGGGCATTTTCGCGGCCCGATGGGCGGCGGAACTGGCCGGCCACCCCGCTCCCGGCGCGGTGCCTTCGCCCGCGCTGCTGCTGCGCGGCCGGCGCCAGGTGCTGATCCTGGATGAAGAAGTACCGCGCCCGGAACGCGACTCCGGCTCGCTGCGGCAGGTCAACCTGATCCGCCTGCTGCTGCAGGGCGGCGCGCACGTGGTGTTCGTACCGACCCGGCGCGAGCACGGTGGGGCGGCCACCGAGGCGCTGCAGCGCATGGGCGTGGAAGTCTGGTACGCCCCGTTCCTGGAGGGCGTGGCCGGTTGGCTGCGCACGCACGGCGCACGGTTCGACGTGGCGATGCTGGTCCGTCACCACGTTGCCCACGCGTGCCTGCCGCTGCTCAAGCGGTACGCACCGCAGGCCCGTACCGTGTTCGATACGGTCGACCTGCACTACCTGCGTGAGCGCCGTGGCGCGCAGGTAGCGGGCGACGCGGGTCTGCTGCGCAACGCCGAACATACCCGCGCCAGCGAGCTGGCGGTGATGGGCCAGTGCGACATCACCGTGCTGGTCAGCGCTGCCGAGCGCGAGCAGCTGCTGGCCGATGCACCGCAGGTGCGGGTGGAACTGATCTCCAACCTGCACGACGTGGCCGGCGCGGGCGCCCCCTTCGCGCAGCGCCACGATCTGGTGTTCGTGGGCGGCTTCCGCCATCCCCCGAACCTGGATGCCATGGAGTGGTTCATCGCCGAGGTGTTCCCGATCATCCGTGCCCGGCTTCCCCAGGTACGCCTGCACTGCATCGGAGCCAACGCACCGGATGCGCTGCTGGCGCGGGCTGCCGCACAGCCGGGCGTGGAGATGCATGGCTTCGTCGAGGACATCGTGCCGTACATGGACGGTGCACGCATCGCCATCGCGCCGCTGCGCTTCGGTGCCGGGGTCAAGGGCAAGATCAACCTGAGCATGGCCCATGGCCAGCCGGTGGTCGGTACGACCTGCGCGGTGGAAGGCATGCACCTGCAGGCAGGCGAGGACGTCCTGGTTGCCGACGATGCTGCAGGTTTCGCCGACGCGGTGGTGCGCCTGTACCAGGACCCGCAGCTGTGGCAGCAGCTGGCCGATGCAGGGCTTGCCAACGTGGCCCGGCATTTTTCCCTGCAGGCCGCCGAAGCAACCGTGCGGCGGGTGTTCCTCGACTGA
- a CDS encoding bifunctional (p)ppGpp synthetase/guanosine-3',5'-bis(diphosphate) 3'-pyrophosphohydrolase, producing MNRASVPGLDALLNRPSAAVLPAPLRQALRVQWEAPGCDPQMRASWSVLGDTLDALSMLSADEGAVVAALLFDLPGLRAHLEALPLGSHKAAVVGLLDGQDAADPVWALHAGREAGRNSEGLRRLLLAIIRDLRVVPILLARQLARMRAADKLDDEQRRALAQLTRDIHAPLANRLGIWQLKWELEDLAFRHLEPDTYRRIAREVDETRVARERYVENVKKVLSRELAAQGISADVSGRPKHIYSIWRKMQKKRLAFDQLYDIRAVRVMVDDVAACYAALGVVHALWAPVPSEFDDYIARPKANDYRSLHTAVVGPEGRTIEVQIRTHEMHAQAELGVAAHWKYKEGGKGAEKSFDRKITWMRQLLEQAQDGQGNELAGALDAELTEDRVYALSPKDEVLDLPQGATPLDFAYQVHTMVGHRCRGAKVNGRIVPLTYRLRSGDRVEILTGKEADPRRDWLMPANGFLASNRSREKVRSWFHKLDRARNVHAGRELLERELKRLGLQHSDLAAAAKKFHADSVDDLYIQVALGDTGPNQVSRMLLEAERAASQPAPPPSLPRPTARRENLGKSKFTVQGVGNLLVQLARCCQPVAGEPIVGYLTRSRGVTVHRADCVALARLAATSPQRILPVEWGQAGGGYEVDVVVDAVDRRWLLKDITNLIAQEDAYVLDIHSDNVRNSGRAHLRLRLKVNGYEQLSNLLGKLDALPGVSEARRLG from the coding sequence GTGAACCGCGCTTCCGTCCCCGGCCTGGATGCCTTGTTGAATCGTCCCTCGGCAGCGGTGCTGCCTGCCCCGCTGCGCCAGGCCCTGCGCGTGCAATGGGAGGCCCCGGGGTGTGATCCGCAGATGCGGGCCAGCTGGTCGGTGCTGGGCGACACCCTGGATGCGCTGTCGATGCTGTCGGCCGACGAGGGCGCGGTGGTCGCCGCGCTGTTGTTCGATCTGCCCGGCCTGCGCGCGCATCTGGAGGCGCTGCCGCTGGGCAGCCACAAGGCAGCGGTGGTCGGGCTGCTCGATGGCCAGGATGCGGCCGATCCGGTCTGGGCCCTGCACGCCGGTCGCGAGGCCGGGCGCAACAGCGAAGGCCTGCGCCGGTTGCTGCTGGCGATCATCCGCGACCTGCGCGTGGTACCGATCCTGCTGGCCCGGCAGCTGGCGCGCATGCGTGCGGCCGACAAGCTGGATGACGAACAGCGCCGTGCGCTGGCCCAGCTGACCCGCGACATCCACGCACCGCTGGCCAACCGGCTGGGCATCTGGCAGCTGAAGTGGGAGCTGGAAGACCTGGCGTTCCGCCACCTGGAGCCGGACACCTATCGGCGCATCGCGCGCGAAGTCGACGAAACCCGCGTCGCCCGCGAGCGCTACGTCGAGAACGTCAAGAAGGTGCTGTCGCGCGAACTGGCCGCGCAGGGCATCAGCGCCGATGTCAGCGGCCGGCCCAAGCACATCTACAGCATCTGGCGGAAGATGCAGAAGAAGCGGCTGGCGTTCGACCAGCTGTACGACATCCGCGCGGTGCGGGTGATGGTCGACGATGTGGCCGCGTGCTACGCCGCGCTCGGCGTGGTGCATGCGCTGTGGGCGCCGGTGCCGAGCGAATTCGACGACTACATCGCCCGGCCCAAGGCCAATGACTACCGCTCGCTGCATACCGCCGTGGTCGGCCCGGAAGGGCGCACCATCGAAGTGCAGATCCGTACCCACGAGATGCATGCGCAGGCCGAGCTGGGCGTGGCCGCGCACTGGAAGTACAAGGAAGGGGGCAAGGGTGCCGAGAAGTCCTTCGACCGCAAGATCACCTGGATGCGCCAGCTGCTGGAGCAGGCGCAGGACGGGCAGGGCAATGAACTGGCCGGTGCGCTGGACGCGGAGCTGACCGAGGACCGGGTCTATGCGCTGAGCCCGAAGGACGAGGTGCTGGATCTGCCGCAGGGCGCCACGCCGCTGGATTTCGCCTACCAGGTGCACACCATGGTCGGGCACCGCTGCCGCGGCGCCAAGGTCAATGGCCGCATCGTGCCACTGACCTACCGGCTGCGCAGTGGCGACCGGGTCGAGATCCTCACCGGCAAGGAGGCCGATCCGCGCCGCGACTGGCTGATGCCGGCCAACGGCTTCCTGGCCAGCAACCGCTCGCGGGAGAAGGTGCGCAGCTGGTTCCACAAGCTGGACCGCGCGCGCAACGTGCATGCCGGGCGCGAACTGCTGGAACGCGAGCTCAAGCGGCTGGGCCTGCAGCATTCGGACCTGGCCGCGGCGGCGAAGAAGTTCCACGCCGACAGTGTCGATGACCTGTACATCCAGGTGGCGCTGGGCGATACCGGGCCGAACCAGGTAAGCCGGATGCTGCTGGAAGCCGAGCGCGCGGCCAGCCAGCCGGCACCACCGCCGTCGCTGCCGCGACCGACCGCGCGCCGCGAGAACCTGGGCAAGTCCAAGTTCACCGTGCAGGGCGTGGGCAACCTGCTGGTGCAGCTGGCGCGGTGCTGCCAGCCGGTGGCCGGCGAACCCATCGTCGGTTACCTGACCCGTAGCCGGGGTGTCACCGTGCATCGCGCAGACTGTGTGGCGCTGGCCCGCCTGGCCGCAACCAGCCCGCAGCGGATCCTGCCGGTGGAATGGGGCCAGGCCGGTGGCGGCTACGAAGTGGACGTGGTGGTCGATGCCGTTGACCGTCGCTGGCTGCTGAAGGACATCACCAACCTGATCGCACAGGAAGACGCCTACGTGCTCGACATCCACAGCGACAACGTGCGCAACAGCGGCCGCGCCCATCTGCGGCTGCGACTGAAGGTGAACGGCTACGAGCAGCTGTCCAATCTGCTTGGCAAGCTGGACGCCTTGCCGGGTGTCAGCGAGGCCCGTCGTCTGGGCTGA
- the hrpA gene encoding ATP-dependent RNA helicase HrpA, which yields MNSIDKNPPPRLRQQRAAIDGAMSRDRGRLLGMLSRCQAKPQDAALAATFEQALQASVQRRQVRAQQQPSITLDPQLPIAREAEAIIELIRDHQVVVIAGETGSGKTTQLPKLCLAAGRGQAGMIGCTQPRRIAARAVASRVAQELQSELGQLVGYQVRFNDKVSDDSRIKFMTDGILLAEIASDRWLSNYDTIIVDEAHERSLNIDFLLGYLKQLLRKRPDLKLIVTSATIDTERFAQHFDDAPVISVEGRTFPVEVRYRALEGEGEAQGERTVNDAIVSAIDEITRLDARGDVLIFLPGEREIRDAHQSLERRKYRNTEVLPLYARLSNQDQDRVFNPGPNRRIVLATNVAETSLTVPRIRYVVDPGFARVKRYSPRNKLDRLHIEPISQASANQRKGRCGRIAEGICYRLYAEADFQARPEFTDPEIRRSSLAGVILRMLQLGLGRIEDFPFLEAPDERAVADGWQQLTELGAIDAERRMTAIGKQMARLPVDVKLARMLVAAQAAGCLRPMLVIASFLGIQDPRERPPEARGAADSAHAQFADGRSEFVGVLRLWDAYRQAHEDLTQSKLRDWCGRHFLGFLRMREWRELHRQLRLLCEELGWKEEASEASMAPLLAGSSAPAPVRDDAAAVKATRGQLHRAARLAREGKAEAAPAPVAVRAQKEQAPAGGGYSERVRAAAYQTLHRALVAGLPTQIGHRTEKGDFQAPRQRRFLPFPGSTLSKRPPPWLLAANLLDTQKVWGMTLASIEPDWVIAELPHLLLRKHFDPHWSRAQGQVLASEQISLFGLVLAPKKPVHYGRIAPGEAHDIFVRQALVTGEINTRASFVADNQKVLEQAREEEAKLRRAGIVADEDWQARWYLDRVPPQIHSAAGLDTWWKALPPEQRKTLHWSLVDLLPGEGSEQERYPKYLALGQARLPLHYRFEPGAADDGVTLEVPLHLLNALDPVQLGWLAPGFVADKAAALIRSLPKAMRRNYVPAPDFARAFFEAFPQPSADAITGELARFLSRATGATVAATDFEPDSIEPHLHMNLRLRDEHGKVLATSRDLEALRATFGGRAGDAFAARAGREMAADGLRSFPATPIPLQVPGEAGVPAYPALLDEGDSVALRIFADRQQAQEAHPLGVRRLLEIALAEKVKQARKQLPVGAKTGLLYAAIESQERLRGDLVDAAMNAVLAEGLEDIRDAAAFEQRREHAAKALFGEAMTRLKLAENILALVAELKPMLEAPLMGWARGNLDDMEAQLAGLIHPGFLRDTPADALAQYPRYLKAMILRTERAKRDPPRDQARMLELHPFLEALQVGEQQGLRERPQWQALRWDLEELRVSLFAQELGARTGISAKKLAQRVTALRQA from the coding sequence ATGAACTCTATCGATAAAAATCCGCCGCCCCGCCTGCGCCAGCAGCGCGCCGCCATCGACGGTGCCATGAGCCGCGACCGGGGCCGTTTGCTGGGGATGCTCTCGCGTTGCCAGGCCAAGCCACAGGATGCGGCGCTGGCCGCCACCTTCGAGCAGGCCCTGCAGGCGTCGGTGCAGCGCCGGCAGGTCCGGGCGCAGCAGCAGCCATCCATTACTCTGGACCCGCAGCTGCCGATTGCGCGTGAAGCCGAGGCGATCATCGAACTGATCCGCGACCACCAGGTGGTCGTGATCGCCGGTGAAACCGGCTCGGGCAAGACCACCCAGCTGCCGAAACTGTGCCTGGCTGCGGGCCGTGGCCAGGCCGGCATGATCGGCTGCACCCAGCCGCGACGGATTGCCGCACGCGCGGTGGCCAGCCGCGTGGCGCAGGAACTGCAGAGCGAGCTGGGCCAGCTGGTCGGCTACCAGGTGCGCTTCAACGACAAGGTCAGCGACGACAGCCGCATCAAGTTCATGACCGACGGCATCCTGCTGGCGGAGATCGCCAGTGACCGCTGGCTGTCGAACTACGACACGATCATCGTCGACGAGGCGCACGAGCGCAGCCTCAACATCGATTTCCTGCTGGGCTACCTGAAGCAGCTGCTGCGCAAGCGCCCGGACCTGAAGCTGATCGTCACCTCGGCCACCATCGACACCGAACGCTTCGCCCAGCATTTCGACGATGCGCCGGTGATCAGCGTGGAAGGCCGCACGTTCCCGGTGGAAGTGCGTTATCGCGCGCTGGAAGGCGAGGGCGAAGCGCAGGGCGAACGCACCGTCAACGATGCCATCGTGTCGGCCATCGACGAGATCACCCGACTGGATGCGCGCGGCGACGTGCTGATCTTCCTGCCCGGCGAGCGCGAGATCCGCGATGCGCACCAGTCGCTGGAGCGGCGCAAGTACCGCAACACCGAGGTGCTGCCGCTGTACGCGCGGCTGTCCAACCAGGACCAGGACCGGGTGTTCAACCCGGGCCCGAACCGGCGCATCGTGCTGGCCACCAACGTGGCGGAAACCTCGCTGACGGTGCCGCGCATCCGCTACGTGGTCGACCCGGGTTTCGCCCGCGTCAAGCGCTACAGCCCGCGCAACAAGCTGGACCGCCTGCACATCGAGCCGATCTCGCAGGCCAGCGCCAACCAGCGCAAGGGCCGCTGTGGGCGTATCGCCGAGGGCATCTGCTATCGCCTGTACGCCGAAGCCGATTTCCAGGCCCGGCCGGAGTTCACCGATCCGGAAATCCGTCGCTCCAGCCTGGCCGGGGTGATCCTGCGCATGCTGCAGCTGGGTCTGGGGCGCATCGAGGACTTCCCGTTCCTGGAGGCGCCGGATGAACGCGCGGTGGCCGACGGCTGGCAGCAGCTGACCGAACTGGGCGCGATCGATGCCGAGCGGCGCATGACTGCCATCGGCAAGCAGATGGCGCGCCTGCCGGTGGACGTGAAGCTGGCGCGCATGCTGGTGGCTGCGCAGGCCGCCGGCTGCCTGCGGCCGATGCTGGTGATCGCCTCGTTCCTGGGCATCCAGGATCCGCGCGAGCGCCCGCCCGAAGCCCGCGGTGCGGCCGACAGCGCGCATGCGCAGTTCGCCGATGGCCGTTCCGAGTTCGTCGGTGTGCTGCGCCTGTGGGACGCCTACCGGCAGGCCCACGAAGATCTGACCCAGTCCAAGCTGCGCGACTGGTGCGGCCGGCACTTCCTCGGCTTCCTGCGCATGCGCGAATGGCGCGAGCTGCACCGCCAGCTGCGCCTGCTGTGCGAGGAACTGGGCTGGAAGGAAGAAGCCAGCGAGGCGTCGATGGCACCGTTGCTGGCCGGCAGCAGTGCGCCGGCCCCGGTGCGTGACGATGCCGCTGCAGTGAAGGCCACCCGCGGCCAGCTGCATCGCGCCGCGCGGCTGGCCCGCGAAGGCAAGGCCGAGGCCGCACCGGCCCCGGTGGCCGTGCGCGCGCAGAAGGAACAGGCACCGGCCGGCGGCGGCTACAGCGAGCGCGTGCGTGCGGCAGCCTACCAGACCCTGCACCGGGCGCTGGTGGCCGGGCTGCCGACGCAGATCGGCCACCGCACCGAGAAGGGCGATTTCCAGGCGCCACGCCAGCGTCGCTTCCTGCCGTTCCCGGGGTCCACGCTGTCCAAGCGCCCGCCGCCGTGGCTGCTCGCCGCCAACCTGCTGGATACGCAGAAGGTGTGGGGCATGACGTTGGCGTCGATCGAACCGGACTGGGTGATTGCCGAGCTGCCGCACCTGCTGCTGCGCAAGCACTTCGACCCGCACTGGTCGCGTGCGCAGGGCCAGGTGCTGGCGTCGGAGCAGATCAGCCTGTTCGGGCTGGTGCTGGCGCCGAAGAAGCCGGTGCATTACGGCCGCATCGCACCGGGCGAGGCGCATGACATCTTCGTGCGCCAGGCACTGGTGACCGGCGAGATCAACACCCGCGCCAGCTTCGTGGCCGACAACCAGAAGGTGCTGGAGCAGGCGCGCGAGGAAGAGGCCAAGCTGCGCCGCGCTGGCATCGTCGCCGACGAGGACTGGCAGGCCCGCTGGTACCTGGACCGGGTGCCGCCGCAGATCCATTCGGCAGCCGGCCTGGACACCTGGTGGAAGGCGCTGCCGCCGGAACAGCGCAAGACCCTGCACTGGTCGCTGGTCGATCTGCTGCCGGGCGAGGGCAGCGAACAGGAGCGCTATCCGAAGTACCTGGCGCTGGGCCAGGCGCGGTTGCCGCTGCACTACCGCTTCGAGCCGGGCGCCGCTGACGACGGCGTGACCCTGGAGGTGCCGCTGCACCTGCTCAATGCGCTGGATCCGGTGCAGCTGGGCTGGCTGGCGCCGGGCTTCGTGGCCGACAAGGCCGCCGCGCTGATCCGCAGCCTGCCCAAGGCGATGCGGCGCAACTACGTACCCGCACCGGATTTCGCACGCGCGTTCTTCGAAGCATTCCCGCAGCCCAGCGCCGATGCCATCACCGGCGAACTGGCGCGCTTCCTGTCGCGCGCGACCGGCGCCACCGTGGCGGCGACCGACTTCGAGCCGGATTCGATCGAGCCGCACCTGCACATGAACCTGCGCCTGCGCGACGAGCACGGCAAGGTGCTGGCGACCTCGCGCGACCTGGAGGCACTGCGCGCGACGTTCGGTGGCCGAGCCGGCGATGCCTTCGCCGCACGTGCCGGCCGCGAGATGGCGGCCGATGGGCTGCGCAGCTTCCCGGCCACGCCGATTCCGTTGCAGGTGCCTGGCGAAGCAGGGGTGCCGGCCTATCCGGCGCTGCTGGACGAGGGCGACAGCGTGGCGCTGCGCATCTTCGCCGACCGCCAGCAGGCGCAGGAGGCCCATCCGCTCGGCGTGCGCCGCCTGCTGGAGATCGCGCTGGCCGAGAAGGTCAAGCAGGCGCGCAAGCAGTTGCCGGTGGGCGCCAAGACCGGCCTGTTGTACGCGGCGATCGAATCGCAGGAGCGCCTGCGCGGTGATCTGGTCGATGCGGCAATGAACGCGGTGCTGGCCGAGGGACTGGAAGACATCCGCGATGCGGCGGCGTTCGAGCAGCGTCGCGAGCATGCCGCCAAGGCCCTGTTCGGTGAGGCGATGACGCGGCTGAAGCTGGCCGAGAACATCCTGGCGCTGGTGGCCGAACTGAAGCCGATGCTGGAAGCGCCGCTGATGGGCTGGGCACGCGGCAACCTGGATGACATGGAAGCGCAGCTGGCGGGGCTGATCCACCCCGGCTTCCTGCGCGACACCCCGGCCGACGCGCTGGCGCAGTACCCGCGTTACCTGAAGGCGATGATCCTGCGTACTGAGCGGGCCAAGCGCGACCCACCGCGCGACCAGGCGCGCATGCTCGAACTGCATCCGTTCCTGGAGGCGTTGCAGGTGGGCGAGCAGCAGGGCCTGCGCGAGCGTCCGCAGTGGCAGGCGTTGCGCTGGGACCTGGAAGAGCTGCGGGTCTCGCTGTTCGCCCAGGAACTGGGGGCGCGCACCGGCATCTCGGCGAAGAAGCTGGCGCAGCGGGTCACCGCCCTGCGCCAGGCATGA